The Montipora foliosa isolate CH-2021 chromosome 1, ASM3666993v2, whole genome shotgun sequence genome has a window encoding:
- the LOC137978942 gene encoding tetratricopeptide repeat protein 28-like, translating to MATGPEYTEEQLNYFRICLITTNVIPEGLRTIFKQQWDIRYKTTLGEWKDNPQNGLNFKNQELPRTQARNNKYLATIVNGNRAEWDCTMLFYAILYSDCIGSTLNVTIRSNVDALRIFRNQDFAHLPQGQLTKLEFQNAIGRVSAAFLALGLSDVKIKDIRNQTSFPTNELTKVLQQVKDLEDELKETEQNRKVLQEQLQSEAPPFCVIPPKPSHEIAGRDCEVEEIARKVKRLKEANENHLSYLYISGNSGSGKSQLSALVAEKWFEEETKVANVKAFVMTLNAQNLDSVFESYVSFARNLKCPEDAVLQNLKNKDMETKEKITNIKSLVSTKVELYSSWLLIVDNVVSLHEISCHLPERGSTKWRNGQVLITSQDTAAIPSETSFIHHISVSKGMRLYDAISLLTSISGIDNDDTAKEVVQALDYQPLALASAATFVQQVRETKSCSNFGWTDYLQKLSKGQRANTEAFLAKSNPSYPNSMTAAISLAVDGVMSSDKVLNHAFHFISLCAQQPLNLELLINYVLNFQNKNDSSTADEANDADIVGLRIRKSSLFLLEEDGSDDFVRVHRIVRDVIQRKIAEEYLETENFKVLDAVITSFYQFAVDKSLLSLDSVTKSLHLIPHLRCLMTQIVNATDAGDISKLRKSNNLSVKYYPHYFVKLGNICLFHCDYSTARTFGIQALNLSNHNDVIEGEVEKANDQPGSLCVDVATCFDYLGTVLRNQGDFSEAKDYHERALAIHEEKLGSQHIDVATTLNNLGNVLWDQGDLEQAKDYHERALAIREEKLGSQHIDLATTLNNLGNVHMDQGDLEQAKDYHERALAIREKKLGSQHIDVATTFNNLGCILMDQGDLEQAKDYHERALAIGEEKLGSQHIDVATTLNNLGCVLHAQGDLEQAKDYHERALAIREKKLGSQHIAVATTLDNLGCVLRAQGDLEQAKDYHERALAIREKKLGSQHIDLATTFNNLGNVLHAQGDLEQAKDYHERALAIREKKLGSQHIAVATTLNNLGNVLMDQGDLEQAKDYHERALAIREEKLGSQHIAVATTLNNLGCVLRAQGDLEQAKDFHERALAICQEKLGSQHIDLATTLDNLGCALRAEGDLEQAKDYHEHALAIREKKLGSQHIAVSTTLNNLGNVLMDQGDLEQAKDYHERALAICEEKLGSQHIDVATTFNNLGCILMDQGDLEQAKDYHERALAIGEEKLGSQHIDVATTLNNLGCVLDAQGDLEQAKDYHERALAIREKKLGSQHIAVATTLNNLGCVLRAQGDLEQAKDYHERALAIREKKLGSQHIDVATTLNNLGCVLDAQGDLEQAKDYHERALAIREKKLGSQHIAVATTLDNLGCVLRAQGDLEQVKDYHERALAIREKKLGSQHIDLATTLNNLGNVLHAQGDLEQAKDYHERALAIREKKLGSQHIAVATILNNLGNVLMDQGDLEQAKDYHERAFAIREEKLGSQHIAVATTLNNLGCVLRAQGDLEQAKDYHERALAIREKKLGSQHIAVATTLDNLGCVLRAQGDLEQAKDYHERALAIREEKLGSQHIDLATTLDNLGCALRAQGDLEEAKDYHERALAIREEKLGSQHIDLATTFNNLGNVLHAQGDLEQAKDYHERALAIREEKLGSQHIAVATTLNNLGNVLMDQGDLEQAKDYHERALAIRDEKLGSQHIAVATTLNNLGCVLRTQGDLEQAKDYHERALAIREEKLGSQHSDVVTSLNYLGCVLRAQGDLGQAKDYHERAFAIRKEKLGSQHIFVATTLNNLGNVLPAQGDLEQAREYHERARAICEERVGSQRCCNVL from the coding sequence ATGGCGACTGGTCCGGAATACACCGAGGAACAGCTGAATTACTTCAGGATCTGCCTCATCACCACAAACGTAATACCTGAGGGTCTTCGGACAATCTTTAAACAACAGTGGGACATTCGCTACAAGACGACACTGGGAGAATGGAAAGACAACCCCCAGAATGGACTGAACTTCAAAAACCAGGAGTTGCCACGAACCCAAGCAAGAAATAACAAGTATTTAGCAACCATAGTTAATGGAAACAGAGCAGAATGGGACTGCACCATGCTCTTTTACGCTATCCTTTACTCCGATTGTATCGGGAGCACTCTAAACGTCACGATTCGCTCAAACGTGGATGCTCTAAGAATTTTTCGTAATCAAGACTTCGCTCATTTGCCACAGGGCCAGCTCACAAAGCTAGAGTTCCAAAATGCCATAGGAAGAGTCTCGGCGGCATTTCTGGCACTTGGCCTGTCCGATGTGAAAATTAAGGACATTAGAAACCAAACGAGTTTTCCAACAAACGAGTTGACCAAAGTACTCCAACAAGTTAAAGATCTGGAAGACGAACTAAAAGAAACAGAACAGaatcgaaaagtccttcaagaGCAGTTGCAGAGTGAGGCTCCTCCATTTTGCGTTATCCCTCCCAAGCCATCGCACGAAATTGCTGGACGAGATTGTGAGGTGGAAGAAATAGCTCGAAAGGTGAAGCGACTAAAGGAAGCCAACGAAAACCATTTGAGTTACTTGTACATCTCAGGAAACTCGGGAAGCGGCAAATCTCAGTTGAGCGCTCTCGTTGCGGAGAAATGGTTTGAGGAAGAAACAAAGGTCGCAAACGTGAAGGCATTTGTAATGACTCTAAATGCGCAAAACCTCGATTCAGTCTTCGAGTCTTATGTTTCTTTTGCTCGAAATCTTAAATGTCCGGAAGATGCAGTGTTGCAGAATCTTAAAAATAAAGATATGGAAACAAAGGAGAAGATCACAAACATAAAGTCCTTAGTTAGTACCAAAGTGGAGCTTTACTCTTCCTGGCTGTTGATAGTGGACAACGTCGTGAGTTTACATGAAATAAGTTGTCATTTGCCAGAAAGGGGAAGTACGAAATGGCGTAACGGTCAAGTGTTAATAACATCCCAAGACACCGCTGCTATACCTTCAGAAACGTCTTTCATTCATCACATATCTGTGAGCAAGGGCATGAGGTTATATGACGCGATTTCTTTATTAACCTCCATCTCTGGGATCGATAACGATGACACCGCAAAAGAAGTTGTGCAGGCATTAGATTATCAACCCCTTGCCTTAGCAAGCGCCGCCACGTTTGTTCAACAAGTACGAGAAACCAAATCATGCTCTAACTTTGGCTGGACAGATTATCTACAGAAGCTTTCCAAAGGGCAGCGCGCTAACACTGAGGCCTTCCTTGCCAAATCAAATCCAAGCTATCCAAACTCCATGACTGCCGCGATTTCATTGGCCGTTGACGGCGTGATGTCCTCTGATAAGGTTTTAAATCACGCATTCCATTTCATTTCTCTCTGCGCTCAGCAACCATTAAACCTGGAACTTTTGATCAACTACGTTCTGAATTTCCAGAACAAAAACGATAGTAGCACAGCAGACGAAGCTAATGATGCAGATATTGTTGGTTTGAGGATTCGTAAAAGCTCACTGTTTTTACTTGAAGAAGACGGCAGTGACGACTTCGTTCGTGTTCATCGGATTGTGAGAGATgttatccaaagaaaaattgcTGAGGAATATTTGGAAACTGAGAACTTTAAAGTTCTTGATGCGGTTATTACGTCTTTTTACCAATTTGCAGTTGATAAAAGCCTCCTTAGTTTAGATTCCGTCACTAAAAGCTTGCACTTAATACCGCATTTAAGATGCCTAATGACGCAAATTGTAAATGCTACGGATGCAGGAGACATATCTAAGCTGAGGAAAAGTAATAATTTAAGCGTGAAATATTATCCACATTATTTTGTCAAGTTGGGCAATATCTGTCTTTTTCATTGTGATTATAGTACAGCCAGAACATTTGGCATTCAGGCTCTTAATTTGAGTAACCATAACGATGTGATTGAAGGAGAGGTCGAAAAAGCCAATGACCAGCCTGGTTCTCTATGTGTGGATGTCGCAACATGTTTTGACTATTTGGGTACTGTACTAAGAAACCAGGGTGACTTTTCtgaagcaaaagattatcatgagcgtgctcttgctattcacgaagaaaagcttggttctcagcatatcgatgtcgcaacaactttaaaTAATTTGGGTAATGTACTTTGGGAtcaaggtgacctggaacaagcaaaagattatcatgagcgtgctcttgctattcgcgaagaaaagcttggttctcagcatatcgatctcgcaacaactttaaacaatttgggtaaTGTACATATGGAtcaaggtgacctggaacaagcaaaagattaccatgagcgtgctcttgctattcgcgaaaaaaagcttggttctcagcatatcgatgtcgcaacaaCTTTTAACAATTTGGGTTGTATACTTATGGAtcaaggtgacctggaacaagcaaaagattatcatgagcgtgctcttgctattggcgaagaaaagcttggttctcagcatatcgatgtcgcaacaactttaaataatttgggttgtgtacttcatgcccaaggtgacctggaacaagcaaaagattatcatgagcgtgctcttgctattcgcgaaaaaaagcttggttctcagcatatcgctGTCGCAACAACTTTAGACAATTTGGGCTGTGTACTTCGTgcccaaggtgacctggaacaagcaaaagattatcatgagcgtgctcttgctattcgcgaaaaaaagcttggttctcagcatatcgatctCGCAACAACTTTTAACAATTTGGGTAATGTACTTCATgcccaaggtgacctggaacaagcaaaagattaccatgagcgtgctcttgctattcgcgaaaaaaagcttggttctcagcatatcgctgtcgcaacaactttaaacaatttgggtaaTGTACTTATGGAtcaaggtgacctggaacaagcaaaagattaccatgagcgtgctcttgctattcgcgaagaaaagcttggttctcagcatatcgctgtcgcaacaactttaaacaatttgggttgtgtacttcgtgcccaaggtgacctggaacaagcaaaagattttcatgagcgtgctcttgctatttgccaagaaaagcttggttctcagcatatcgatctCGCAACAACTTTAGACAATTTGGGTTGTGCACTTCGTGCCgaaggtgacctggaacaagcaaaagattatcatgagcatgctcttgctattcgcgaaaaaaagcttggttctcagcatatcgctgtctcaacaactttaaacaatttgggtaaTGTACTTATGGAtcaaggtgacctggaacaagcaaaagattatcatgagcgtgctcttgctatttgcgaagaaaagcttggttctcagcatatcgatgtcgcaacaaCTTTTAACAATTTGGGTTGTATACTTATGGAtcaaggtgacctggaacaagcaaaagattatcatgagcgtgctcttgctattggcgaagaaaagcttggttctcagcatatcgatgtcgcaacaactttaaacaatttgggttgTGTACTTGATgcccaaggtgacctggaacaagcaaaagattatcatgagcgtgctcttgctattcgcgaaaaaaagcttggttctcagcatatcgctgtcgcaacaactttaaacaatttgggttgtgtacttcgtgcccaaggtgacctggaacaagcaaaagactatcatgagcgtgctcttgctattcgcgaaaaaaagcttggttctcagcatatcgatgtcgcaacaactttaaacaatttgggttgTGTACTTGATgcccaaggtgacctggaacaagcaaaagattatcatgagcgtgctcttgctattcgcgaaaaaaagcttggttctcagcatatcgctgtcgcaacaactttagacaatttgggttgtgtacttcgtgcccaaggtgacctggaacaagtaaaagattatcatgagcgtgctcttgctattcgcgaaaaaaagcttggttctcagcatatcgatctcgcaacaactttaaacaatttgggtaaTGTACTTCATgcccaaggtgacctggaacaagcaaaagattaccatgagcgtgctcttgctattcgcgaaaaaaagcttggttctcagcatatcgctgtcgcaacaattttaaacaatttgggtaaTGTACTTATGGAtcaaggtgacctggaacaagcaaaagattaccATGAGCGTGCTTttgctattcgcgaagaaaagcttggttctcagcatatcgctgtcgcaacaactttaaataatttgggttgtgtacttcgtgcccaaggtgacctggaacaagcaaaagattatcatgagcgtgctcttgctattcgcgaaaaaaagcttggttctcagcatatcgctGTCGCAACAACTTTAGACAATTTGGGCTGTGTACTTCGTgcccaaggtgacctggaacaagcaaaagattatcatgagcgtgctcttgctattcgcgaagaaaagcttggttctcagcatatcgatctCGCAACAACTTTAGACAATTTGGGTTGTGCACTTCGTgcccaaggtgacctggaagaagcaaaagattatcatgagcgtgctctcgctattcgcgaagaaaagcttggttctcagcatatcgatctCGCAACAACTTTTAACAATTTGGGTAATGTACTTCATgcccaaggtgacctggaacaagcaaaagattaccatgagcgtgctcttgctattcgcgaagaaaagcttggttctcagcatatcgctgtcgcaacaactttaaacaatttgggtaaTGTACTTATGGATCAAGGTGACCTGGAGCAAGCAAAAGATTAccatgagcgtgctcttgctattcgcgatgaaaagcttggttctcagcatatcgctgtcgcaacaactttaaacaatttgggttgtgtacttcgtacccaaggtgacctggaacaagcaaaagattatcatgagcgtgctcttgctattcgcgaagaaaagcttggttctcagcatagtGATGTCGTAACATCTTTAAACTATTTGGGTTGTGTACTTCGTGCCCAAGGCGACTTGggacaagcaaaagattatcatgagcgtgccTTTGCTATTCGCaaagaaaagcttggttctcagcatatttttgtcgcaacaactttaaacaatttgggaAATGTACTTCCTGCCCAAggcgacctggaacaagcaagaGAGTATCATGAGCGTGCTCGTGCTATTTGCGAAGAAAGGGTTGGTTCTCAGCGTTGTTGCAATGTTTTATGA